In Streptomyces sp. SID8374, one genomic interval encodes:
- a CDS encoding TetR/AcrR family transcriptional regulator, protein MGAVTSSSSVAKAAHAPKQDRSRATRQRLLEAAVACLAEHGWAGSTVSVVAERAGVSRGAAQHHFPTREDLFTGAVEYVAEERSAALRALPVQGRAEVVAALVDLYTGPLFRAALQLWVAASNEEQLRPRVTELEARVGRETHRIAVELLGADESRPGVRETVQGLLDMARGLGLANLLTDDTARRARVVAQWAALVEDGLG, encoded by the coding sequence ATGGGTGCGGTGACCTCCTCCTCCAGCGTCGCGAAAGCGGCTCACGCCCCCAAGCAGGATCGCAGCCGGGCCACCCGGCAGCGGCTCCTGGAGGCGGCGGTGGCCTGCCTGGCCGAACACGGCTGGGCGGGCTCCACCGTCTCGGTCGTCGCCGAGCGGGCCGGGGTCTCGCGGGGCGCGGCCCAGCACCACTTCCCCACCCGGGAGGACCTGTTCACGGGGGCGGTGGAGTACGTGGCCGAGGAGCGCTCGGCCGCCCTGCGCGCGCTCCCCGTGCAGGGGCGCGCGGAGGTGGTCGCGGCGCTGGTGGACCTGTACACGGGCCCGCTGTTCCGGGCCGCGCTCCAGCTCTGGGTCGCCGCCTCCAACGAGGAGCAGCTGCGGCCGCGCGTCACGGAGCTGGAGGCGCGGGTGGGCCGCGAGACGCACCGGATCGCCGTCGAACTCCTGGGCGCCGACGAGTCCCGCCCCGGCGTCCGCGAAACGGTCCAGGGCCTGCTGGACATGGCCCGGGGCCTCGGCCTCGCCAACCTCCTCACCGACGACACCGCCCGGCGCGCGCGGGTGGTGGCGCAGTGGGCGGCGCTGGTGGAGGACGGGCTGGGGTGA